One window of the Doryrhamphus excisus isolate RoL2022-K1 chromosome 10, RoL_Dexc_1.0, whole genome shotgun sequence genome contains the following:
- the nradd gene encoding tumor necrosis factor receptor superfamily member 16, translating to METLFIFGIILLKVVLGDACASGQFTDSGQCCSLCPAGFRVSVECGKEDTKCTPCPQGTFSSSEDLGHCVPCSQCPYGVPTLAPCSAVEDTRCECDSGFFYLRSYAACAPCSKCNRGEGALQQCGPKGDTLCRVCGPGTFSEEHHNTKPCQTCTQCSDSEVEIRACMPNSDTLCMDKKLHVLSDGSRDTPSWSGVEEVTQGGGSSVPGTPKFTPQDGNGSNNILAYVSVPAAVVLGLLVYVAYKCWRSCKQKKALSKARAAELGASPEGEKLQSDSGVFLDSHSLQDNQPCKGTKRDSKQDTRLYINLPPHRQEEVERLLQEGAGRGWRQLGQALGYDPEQLDLFGRGEAPARTLLSNWALKEGSTLGLLCSALARIERPDVVTALNCPTQGVSVV from the exons GTTGTCCTTGGGGATGCCTGCGCCAGTGGACAGTTCACCGACTCAGGCCAGTGTTGCAGTTTGTGTCCCGCGGGCTTCAGAGTGTCAGTGGAGTGTGGAAAAGAGGACACCAAATGCACCCCGTGCCCACAGG GAACTTTCTCCTCTTCGGAAGACCTCGGCCATTGCGTCCCCTGCTCGCAGTGCCCGTACGGCGTCCCCACATTGGCACCCTGCTCGGCCGTTGAAGACACGCGATGTGAATGCGACAGCGGATTCTTCTACCTCCGATCCTACGCCGCGTGCGCGCCTTGTTCTAAATGCAACCGTGGCGAGGGGGCGCTCCAGCAGTGCGGCCCCAAAGGGGACACGCTGTGCCGGGTCTGCGGTCCTGGAACCTTCTCTGAAGAGCACCATAACACCAAACCATGCCAAACCTGCACACAGTGCTCAGACAGCGAGGTGGAGATCCGGGCATGCATGCCCAACTCGGACACACTCTGCATGG ATAAAAAGCTCCACGTTCTCTCCGACGGATCCCGTGACACTCCGAGCTGGTCCGGCGTTGAAGAGGTGACACAAGGCGGAGGCAGCTCCGTACCCGGAACGCCAAAGTTTACCCCCCAGGATGGGAACGGCAGCAACAACATCCTGGCCTACGTGTCCGTACCAGCTGCAGTGGTCCTGGGGCTGCTGGTGTACGTGGCGTACAAATG CTGGAGATCGTGTAAACAGAAGAAGGCTCTGTCCAAGGCCCGCGCCGCCGAGCTGGGGGCGTCTCCAGAAGGAGAGAAGCTACAAAGCGACAGCGGAGTTTTCCTCGACTCGCACAGTCTGCAAGACAATCAGCCCTGCAAAG GCACCAAGCGGGACAGCAAGCAGGACACCCGCCTGTACATCAACCTGCCCCCCCacaggcaggaagaggtggAGCGCCTCCTCCAGGAAGGAGCGGGCCGGGGTTGGCGTCAGCTGGGCCAAGCGCTGGGCTACGATCCCGAACAGCTGGACCTGTTTGGACGCGGCGAGGCCCCCGCTCGCACGCTCCTCTCCAACTGGGCCCTGAAAGAGGGCTCCACCCTGGGACTGCTGTGCTCTGCACTGGCACGCATCGAGAGGCCCGACGTGGTGACGGCACTCAATTGCCCCACGCAGGGCGTGTCGGTGGTGTGA
- the setd2 gene encoding histone-lysine N-methyltransferase SETD2 — translation MDTLLKSEIRDEGSGASVKVEGLSKAALIKSLSPRVMLTNHLLPKGTKMKVNLEDQGRQKVSFSFSQTKKPLHSLFVIPSSPERSDVEPHTASSQPTVDKGKATESKNEQMQTRAFPTEQTQPSQVPGFAAKLKVDLAKMHFKKQILSVSITRQKRTSVSDSDETPASDLLSLQKSENNSAIKFPTPQLQNPVIVTPSEDSHNDSSESRIAPSLKKPAASSGKEESSCMNEVDSAASRRKTRSQTGTDSDENPNQMSSRHKSVDSKSKANSESSSKAATRRSSPGSHGEEKEKTSTRKFENHEKSSSYAKSDRDSRYTSTRSQRSDKDRRRSRSRSRSRSRGSRTSSSYSRSERLRNDRGSRSERSYYHESDRRSYRSPPRRDRRRSRSRNDRTRESSDSEDDHRKTRTRTGDSSRSSTYSSSQRDSKSSSYSKSEKTSKDTQHSSEFDKRSQSSSSMSDRTSKRLSETDSHLKSSPGVDSRSYKSSTHHTEERKSNSFNQHLDNEKHDHEAPTKNKSSEIDAEQRTESQASSGLDGKSRSLHTACSPESKPMTRSPEKTSEPNRQSNDIFHDLGEKPTQEATLEPCLLEDKEMPNSECTHQDVEETLKEALCDSLDGTKSSLEVEKENTSAITSFEILQNANAPLQKLNDVKDSHVTSQEAPESSILNRIDGVVHNQDVKDADTSNESKSLLDTEHKPATHNVLNCKPDAEPSKAVTSIDEADTNAPVQLEAPCKTENLMTLDNAKTKSSTPKKSRWDIVGQKDQGSDDPQMTFFTASSQTLKKFVCVKKIEFSKNQSQIDIKESERHSVPENEHERLKQADSYNHQGEHSHGVAGIEHRGIEKTNLAPPLCNSDTIHVNHAVHMQTWNGNVKEKSGNIAIPDGIEAQSDASDSDNSEYDSDCGKAIKRLHSVVVVPKNSSLTSESRNTGSSSGGPPEPHHSNVNNIEVQYQINLQQRLKCVSSNASTLCQSQSNMIDSTSHSEGSGSAGISQPYLTVPISVHEGIANSTLSLDTSKHNHQLQHYLNSVDERTLAQYRHSSVVDGNDMSGFIPSWNFSQPEQPSSTYQQPDSSHGPLLANSKLFEAFPKGQQHGHHNVAWHHQSADMQSSQNPYLHLHEQYQDPAGEIHPDSLTNDHEDYCGGKSSIPSKATVDYSGPSGSSGFVQGHEISSNSRCSTVPDPSREDNFRTYRSRGPPKKRRPEIESDSDNEAEAGPAGKKERLGENEETKESQVKAEVVRPSLTLRDFQDSSKWKEFAKTKKMPPYFDLIEENMYLTERKKSKSHRDIKRMQCECPILPKEERSRGMLACGDDCLNRLLMIECSSRCLNGIYCSNRRFQMKQHADFDVILTEDKGWGLRAAKDLPSNTFVLEYCGEVLDHKEFKTRVKEYARNKNIHYYFMSLKNNEIIDATLKGNCSRFMNHSCEPNCETQKWTVNGQLRVGFFTTKAVAAGTELTFDYQFQRYGKEAQKCFCGAPSCRGFLGGENRVSVRAAGGKMKKDRSRKSALTTVDEELEALLENGEGLYDEKQVVSLCRLMVRVETMEQKLTCLKLIQDTQNPSCLKQFLDHHGLSLLWLFMVEISEAKGNSANNIKLQSEILKALAVLPISTKNMLEESRILTFIQRWAQTKALPQPTEMDGYSSENTSRAQTPLNTPDGSSAKLGPELDGDTSKPAVYRRLKIISENSLDSALSDASKASDGKEEEEDEDDDEEEDESPQGALPDDKQLKVDAASEPANPVTETPEEEAKDVIEEKQEETELASGGQDQLQSEDIKDHIELQVDQKDSEMKAETNDEPKDELEKSDQPSVEEQTSLTSAETTEVVSNQTPVETHSEPEIQTVEMDVTDTPTEQPAETETLEAQNPLPGPDAQSEKSATVAPPSTETPEVSTPTEVTTAPTDPPAIGTPSQDEEEAVSDVESERSQEPQVSALDISGMAARLLDSWKDLKEVYRIPKKSQVEKEANERSRDRDTSRNTSGSREREREKERDRDREYDRDWDRDRDRDRDRDRDRDRDRDKTPRNTERRRRRSTSPPSSYERSSRRTEERFDPSKTPRGVGVKERNKLSTEERRKLFEQEVAQREAQKQQQQLQQQQQQQQQQQQQQQQLQTMTYDPALAYAASSGFITYPPGYPIQTFVDPTNPNAGKVLLPTPAPDPALTYEQTPPIGLPSPSSTSQTAPASTISQHVTPTNITPDNTQQYAQPAVASQDPGVPVLSVPAQTHPQVQGQQSYTTLWDPTTQQAVTVQTQPAQQYATAPAAAPTQTAIYYQGQPCQTIYSIPTAYPQTNTPVIQAYSEPAASYLHGQTVYPGHQQGVVVQQGGTVTTIVTSQTVQQEMIVPNNVIDLPPPSPPKPKTIVLPPNWKVARDPEGKIYYYHIVTRQTQWDPPTWDGSNDTTTLDHESEMDLGTPTYDENPSKFSTKTAEADTSSELAKKSKETFRKDMSQFIVQCLNPYRKPDCKLGRISNTEDFKHLARKLTHGVMNKELKACKNPEDLECNENVKHKTKEYIKKYMQRFGAVYKPKEDTDVY, via the exons ATGGACACTCTGCTCAAGTCGGAAATCAG AGACGAAGGAAGCGGTGCCTCA GTAAAGGTGGAGGGCCTGTCCAAGGCAGCTCTCATCAAAAGCCTATCTCCTAGAGTCATGCTGACCAATCATCTCCTGCCTAAAGGGACCAAGATGAAAGTCAACCTCGAGGATCAGGGTCGTCAGAAAGTGTCCTTCAGCTTCTCGCAGACCAAGAAGCCACTGCACAGCCTCTTCGTTATCCCTTCCAGCCCCGAACGGTCTGACGTTGAACCTCACACTGCCTCGTCACAGCCGACAGTCGACAAGGGAAAAGCTACGGAAAGCAAAAATGAGCAAATGCAAACACGCGCCTTCCCGACGGAGCAGACACAACCTTCACAGGTTCCGGGCTTTGCCGCTAAACTGAAAGTGGACTTGGCAAAGATGCATTTCAAGAAGCAAATACTGAGCGTGTCGATAACTAGGCAAAAACGAACCTCTGTTTCAGATTCGGACGAGACGCCCGCTTCTGATTTGCTGAGTTTGCAGAAATCGGAAAATAACAGTGCAATCAAATTCCCAACCCCACAGCTGCAGAACCCTGTCATTGTGACCCCTTCTGAGGATTCTCACAACGATTCCTCTGAAAGTCGGATAGCGCCTAGCCTGAAGAAACCTGCTGCATCCTCAGGAAAAGAGGAGAGTTCTTGTATGAATGAGGTGGATAGTGCTGCATCCAGAAGAAAAACCAGGTCCCAAACTGGTACGGACAGTGATGAGAATCCAAATCAGATGTCTTCCAGACACAAGTCAGTTGACTCCAAAAGTAAAGCCAATTCGGAAAGCAGTAGCAAAGCCGCAACACGGAGGTCTTCACCCGGGTCACACGgggaagaaaaggaaaaaacttCAACTAGGAAATTTGAGAATCACGAGAAATCCTCTAGTTACGCAAAATCAGACCGTGACTCTAGATACACATCAACACGGTCGCAGCGATCAGACAAAGATCGCAGAAGATCCAGGTCTCGATCACGATCACGATCCAGAGGCTCTCGAACCAGTTCATCTTATTCCAGATCAGAGAGATTGAGAAACGACAGAGGTTCCCGTTCAGAGCGGTCATACTATCACGAATCGGATCGCAGATCGTACAGGAGTCCTCCACGCAGAGACAGACGACGATCCCGCTCTCGCAACGACAGAACTCGAGAGAGTTCCGACTCTGAAGATGACCATCGCAAGACGAGGACACGGACAGGCGACTCCAGCAGATCATCCACCTACTCGAGCTCGCAGAGAGATTCCAAGTCGTCATCTTACTCAAAATCAGAGAAGACATCGAAAGATACGCAACATTCATCAGAGTTCGATAAAAGAAGCCAATCCTCGTCATCGATGTCAGACAGGACTTCAAAACGATTATCAGAGACAGATTCCCACCTCAAGTCATCTCCTGGTGTAGACTCAAGGTCCTATAAGTCTAGCACCCATCACACAGAAGAAAGGAAATCCAACTCTTTTAACCAACACTTGGATAATGAAAAACATGATCATGAAGCTCCCACGAAAAACAAATCGAGTGAAATTGATGCAGAGCAAAGGACAGAATCACAGGCAAGCTCTGGTTTAGACGGGAAGTCTAGAAGTCTACATACAGCTTGTAGTCCGGAATCTAAACCGATGACTAGGTCGCCGGAGAAAACCAGTGAACCTAATAGACAATCAAACGACATATTTCACGACCTCGGTGAAAAACCAACGCAAGAAGCCACCCTAGAACCGTGCTTGCTTGAGGACAAAGAAATGCCCAATAGTGAATGTACCCACCAGGATGTAGAGGAGACCTTAAAGGAGGCGCTATGTGATAGTTTAGATGGAACAAAATCAAGTCTCGAAGTTGAGAAAGAAAATACATCAGCTATAACTTCATTTGAAATCCTACAGAATGCAAATGCCCCACTTCAAAAATTAAATGACGTGAAGGATAGccatgtgacatcacaggaaGCACCTGAAAGTTCAATACTTAACCGTATTGACGGCGTAGTGCACAACCAGGATGTGAAAGACGCTGATACTTCAAACGAATCAAAGTCTCTACTTGATACAGAACATAAACCCGCGACACATAATGTCCTAAACTGTAAACCGGATGCTGAGCCGAGTAAAGCTGTGACTTCCATTGACGAAGCTGACACAAATGCACCAGTCCAACTTGAGGCGCCATGTAAAACTGAGAACCTGATGACACTTGACAACGCCAAAACAAAGAGCAGTACCCCTAAAAAGTCCAGATGGGATATTGTCGGGCAGAAGGACCAGGGTAGCGATGATCCACAGATGACTTTTTTTACAGCGAGTAGTCAGACCCTTAAAAAGTTTGTCTGCGTAAAAAAAATCGAGTTTTCCAAAAACCAAAGTCAGATAGATATCAAGGAATCTGAAAGACATTCCGTACCGGAGAATGAGCACGAGAGACTAAAGCAGGCAGATAGTTATAATCACCAAGGGGAGCATTCGCACGGTGTCGCTGGCATTGAACACCGTGGAATTGAAAAAACAAATCTAGCCCCGCCTCTGTGCAACAGTGATACAATACATGTCAACCATGCTGTACATATGCAGACTTGGAACGGTAACGTGAAAGAGAAATCTGGTAATATCGCTATTCCGGACGGCATTGAAGCACAGAGCGACGCCAGTGATAGCGACAACTCTGAGTATGACTCGGATTGCGGAAAGGCAATAAAAAGATTGCACTCGGTAGTAGTAGTGCCAAAGAACTCATCCCTAACAAGCGAATCACGTAATACTGGATCTTCTTCAGGCGGTCCACCAGAACCCCACCATAGCAACGTGAATAATATCGAAGTCCAATATCAAATCAATTTACAACAAAGGCTCAAGTGTGTTTCTTCCAACGCTAGTACTCTTTGTCAATCTCAGAGTAATATGATTGACAGCACTAGTCACTCTGAGGGATCCGGTTCTGCCGGCATCTCGCAGCCTTACTTGACTGTTCCGATCAGCGTCCACGAAGGTATCGCTAATTCCACGCTCAGCCTTGACACTTCCAAACATAACCATCAACTACAACATTATCTTAATAGCGTTGATGAACGGACACTCGCTCAGTACCGACATTCTTCAGTTGTTGACGGAAATGACATGAGCGGATTCATCCCGAGTTGGAATTTTTCCCAACCAGAGCAGCCTAGTAGTACATATCAACAGCCTGACAGCAGCCACGGACCGCTGTTGGCAAACTCGAAACTTTTCGAAGCCTTTCCTAAAGGACAACAACACGGTCATCATAATGTCGCTTGGCATCACCAGAGCGCCGACATGCAGTCAAGCCAAAATCCCTACCTCCATTTGCACGAACAGTATCAGGACCCCGCAGGTGAAATCCACCCAGACTCTCTCACTAATGACCACGAGGACTACTGTGGGGGTAAATCATCCATACCTAGCAAAGCGACCGTTGACTACAGCGGACCATCGGGGTCGTCGGGTTTTGTACAAGGTCATGAaatcagcagcaacagcaggtgCTCTACGGTCCCGGACCCCTCGAGAGAGGACAATTTCCGAACCTACAGAAGCAGGGGTCCTCCCAAAAAAAGGCGGCCGGAGATCGAGTCTGATTCAGACAATGAGGCTGAAGCTGGACCTGCCGGCAAGAAGGAACGTCTTGGAGAGAACGAGGAAACGAAAGAAAGTCAGGTCAAAGCTGAAGTGGTACGCCCCTCACTCACTCTCCGAGACTTCCAAGACTCGAGTAAATGGAAAGAGTTTGCTAAGACAAAGAAGATGCCGCCGTATTTTGACCTCATTGAAGAAAATATGTATCTAACCGAGCG GAAGAAGAGCAAATCTCACAGAGATATAAAGAGGATGCAGTGTGAGTGCCCGATCCTGCCCAAAGAGGAGCGTTCAAGGGGAATGTTGGCGTGTGGGGACGACTGTTTAAATCGACTGCTGATGATCGAATG CTCGTCACGGTGCTTAAACGGGATCTACTGCTCGAATCGACGCTTTCAAATGAAGCAGCATGCTGATTTCGACGTCATCCTGACAGAAGATAAGGGCTGGGGTCTACGCGCAGCTAAAGACTTGCCTTC AAACACTTTTGTGCTGGAATACTGCGGGGAGGTGTTGGACCACAAGGAGTTTAAAACAAGGGTGAAAGAATATGCACGCAACAAGAACATCCACTACTATTTTATGTCTCTAAAGAATAACGAG ATCATCGATGCAACACTGAAGGGTAATTGCTCTCGGTTTATGAACCACAGCTGCGAGCCCAACTGTGAGACACAAAAG TGGACCGTCAATGGCCAACTTCGAGTCGGCTTCTTCACTACCAAAGCGGTCGCCGCAGGAACTGAGCTGACGTTTGACTACCAGTTTCAGAGATACGG GAAAGAAGCCCAGAAGTGCTTCTGTGGAGCACCGAGCTGCAGAGGCTTCCTGGGAGGGGAGAACAGAGTCAGTGTCAGAGCGGCCGGAGGGAAGATGAAGAAAGACCGCAGTCGAAAGAGTGCACTCACCACG GTGGATGAAGAACTGGAGGCCTTACTAGAGAATGGTGAAGGGCTCTATGACGAGAAACAAGTGGTGTCCTTGTGCAGACTGATGGTCCGGGTGGAAACCATGGAGCAGAAACTCACCTGTCTCAAGCTCATACaa GATACTCAGAATCCGTCGTGCTTGAAGCAGTTCTTAGATCATCACGGCTTGTCTTTGCTCTGGCTCTTCATGGTGGAGATATCTGAAGCCAAGGGCAACAGTGCCAATAACATCAAACTGCAGTCAGAG ATTCTGAAGGCCTTGGCCGTGTTACCCATCTCCACGAAGAACATGTTGGAAGAGAGCAGAATTCTGACCTTCATTCAACGATGGGCCCAGACCAAAGCGCTCCCTCAGCCCACTGAGATGGACGGCTACTCCAGTGAGAACACGTCTCGTGCTCAGACGCCCCTCAACACCCCCGACGGTTCCTCAGCTAAACTGGGACCAGAATTGGACGGGGACACATCCAAACCGGCTGTGTACCGCCGCCTTAAAATCATCAGCGAGAACAGCCTGGACAGCGCGCTCTCTGACGCCAGCAAAGCATCTGATGgcaaggaagaggaagaggacgagGATGATGACGAGGAAGAAGATGAATCGCCACAAGGAGCGCTTCCTGATGACAAACAATTGAAGGTAGACGCCGCAAGTGAACCTGCTAATCCAGTTACGGAAACACCGGAAGAAGAGGCGAAAGATGTTATAGAGGAGAAACAGGAAGAGACGGAACTGGCTTCAGGCGGTCAAGACCAACTCCAGAGTGAAGACATCAAAGACCACATTGAGTTGCAGGTGGACCAGAAGGATTCTGAGATGAAAGCAGAGACGAATGACGAACCAAAGGATGAACTTGAGAAATCTGACCAACCTAGCGTCGAGGAGCAGACCAGTCTGACATCAGCAGAAACCACCGAAGTGGTCAGCAACCAGACTCCGGTTGAGACTCATTCGGAACCAGAGATCCAGACCGTCGAAATGGATGTCACTGACACTCCAACTGAGCAGCCTGCAGAGACAGAAACACTTGAGGCTCAGAATCCTCTTCCTGGACCCGATGCCCAATCAGAAAAATCAGCTACTGTTGCTCCCCCAAGCACCGAAACCCCTGAGGTCAGTACGCCCACTGAGGTCACAACAGCCCCCACGGATCCCCCAGCAATAGGAACGCCTTCTCAGGATGAGGAGGAAGCTGTTTCAGATGTGGAGAGCGAGAGGAGTCAAGAGCCCCAAGTCAGTGCTTTGGACATTAGTGGCATGGCTGCCAGGCTGCTGGACAGCTGGAAGGATCTCAAG GAAGTGTACAGAATACCAAAGAAGAGTCAGGTGGAAAAAGAAGCTAACG AGCGCAGTCGAGATCGTGATACTTCACGCAACACCTCTGGTAGCCGTGAAAGGGAGCGTGAAAAGGAACGAGATAGGGACCGAGAGTATGATAGAGACTGGGATCGGGACCGGGATAGAGATAGAGACCGAGACAGGGATCGTGATCGTGATCGAGACAAAACTCCACGTAATACCGAGAGACGAAGGAGACGCTCGACATCACCGCCCTCTTCCTATGAGAGGAGTAGTCGGCGCACCGAAGAACG GTTTGACCCATCTAAGACACCGAGGGGCGTTGGCGTCAAGGAGCGCAACAAGCTTTCCACAGAGGAACGCAGGAAGCTGTTTGAGCAGGAAGTTGCGCAACGTGAAGCCCAGAAGCAACAGCAGCAActtcagcaacaacaacaacaacagcagcaacaacaacagcaacaacaacagctcCAAACAATGACCTATGACCCTGCACTGGCTTACGCCGCCAGTTCCGGCTTCATCACCTACCCACCCGGATACCCCATTCAGACCTTTGTGGATCCCACCAACCCCAATGCAGGCAAAGTACTACTACCCACCCCTGCACCTGATCCCGCCCTGACTTATGAACAGACTCCTCCCATTGGACTCCCGTCTCCGTCATCCACTTCACAGACCGCCCCTGCGTCCACTATCTCTCAGCACGTCACCCCCACCAACATCACCCCTGACAACACCCAGCAGTACGCCCAGCCCGCTGTCGCTTCCCAGGACCCCGGCGTGCCCGTCCTCTCCGTCCCCGCACAAACGCACCCCCAAGTGCAGGGCCAGCAGAGCTACACCACACTCTGGGATCCAACCACCCAGCAGGCCGTCACCGTACAGACGCAACCGGCGCAACAGTACGCCACGGCCCCGGCGGCGGCCCCCACGCAAACTGCCATTTATTACCAAGGCCAGCCGTGCCAAACCATATACAGCATCCCCACCGCGTACCCTCAAACCAACACCCCAGTCATACAG GCGTACTCTGAGCCCGCAGCTAGCTACCTGCACGGACAGACGGTGTACCCTGGACATCAGCAAGGCGTGGTGGTGCAGCAGGGAGGCACCGTCACCACCATTGTTACGTCCCAAACTGTCCAGCAG GAAATGATCGTACCCAACAATGTGATCGACCTCCCCCCTCCTTCTCCCCCGAAACCCAAAACTATTGTTCTACCTCCCAACTGGAAAGTGGCTCGGGACCCTGAAGGAAAGATCTACTATTACCATATTGTGACAAG GCAAACTCAATGGGACCCTCCCACCTGGGACGGAAGTAATGATACTACTACTTTGGACCATGAATCCGAGATGGACCTGGGTACTCCCACTTATGACGAGAACCCCTCTAAG ttctcCACCAAAACAGCCGAAGCCGACACTTCCAGCGAGTTAGCTAAAAAGAGTAAAGAGACATTCCGCAAAGAT aTGTCCCAGTTTATCGTGCAATGTTTGAATCCCTATCGGAAGCCGGACTGCAAACTCGGCCGCATCAGCAACACAGAGGACTTCAAGCACCTTGCTAGAAAG cTAACCCACGGAGTCATGAACAAGGAGCTGAAGGCCTGCAAGAACCCCGAGGACCTGGAGTGTAACGAGAACGTCAAGCACAAGACCAAGGAGTACATCAAGAAGTACATGCAAAGGTTCGGCGCCGTGTACAAACCCAAGGAGGACACGGACGTGTACTGA